A section of the Delphinus delphis chromosome 1, mDelDel1.2, whole genome shotgun sequence genome encodes:
- the DDX59 gene encoding probable ATP-dependent RNA helicase DDX59 isoform X2 has protein sequence MFVPRSLKVRRNANDDDRSCAAKKVKPEAEDPQLGAGGDGPADDASGTKEAALAVHHGAQPCPLPGPASQVPEGGLAGPGQQAQDSDLLEEPVKSFSKTQRQAEPGEPVCVVCGRYGEYICNETDEDVCSLECKAKHLLQVRGAEALLAPGGPQKAGSEPAAPHPASYVYTEHAFISNLREDQIENLRRQLGIVVQGPGVPRPIIDFEHCGFPEALNLNLKTSGYEIPTPIQMQMVPLGLLGRDVLASADTGSGKTAAFLLPVIMRALFQSKMPSALILTPTRELAIQIEHQAKELMSGLPRMRTALLVGGLPAPPQLHRLRQRVQVIIATPGRLLDIIKQSAVELGGIKIVVVDEADTMLKMGFQQQVLDVLENVPRDCQTLLASATIPASIEQLASQLLRDPVRIITGEKNLPCSNVRQIVLWVEEPAKKKKLFEILNDKKLFKPPVLVFVDCKLGADLLSEAVQKITGLKSTSVHSEKSQPERKNILKGLLEGDYEVVVSTGVLGRGLDLVSVKLVVNFDMPPSMDELEESGG, from the exons ATGTTCGTTCCAAGATCCCTGAAAGTCAGGCGGAATGCTAACGATGATGATAGAAGTTGTGCAGCCAAGAAAGTCAAACCAGAAGCAGAAGACCCCCAGCTGGGTGCGGGCGGGGATGGTCCAGCCGATGATGCCTCGGGTACCAAAGAAGCTGCACTAGCGGTGCATCACGGTGCCCAGCCGTGCCCTCTCCCCGGGCCTGCCAGCCAGGTGCCTGAGGGGGGTCTGGCTGGACCCGGGCAACAGGCACAGGACAGCGATCTCCTTGAAGAGCCAGTGAAGTCCTTCTCCAAAACGCAGCGCCAGGCCGAGCCCGGGGAGCCGGTGTGCGTGGTATGCGGGCGCTACGGAGAGTACATCTGCAATGAGACGGATGAAGACGTGTGTAGCCTGGAGTGTAAAGCAAAACACCTTCTGCAGGTGCGCGGAGCGGAGGCGCTGTTAGCTCCGGGCGGTCCACAGAAAGCGGGTTCTGAGCCAGCGGCTCCACATCCTGCTTCGTATGTCTACACTGAGCACGCCTTCATCTCGAACCTTCGGGAGGACCAGATTGAAAACCTCAGACGGCAGCTGGGAATCGTGGTTCAAGGGCCAGGCGTCCCCAGGCCCATCATTGACTTTGAGCATTGCGGCTTCCCTGAGGCCTTAAACCTCAACCTGAAGACCTCGGGCTACGagatccccacccccatccagatGCAGATGGTCCCCCTGGGGCTTCTGGGCCGAGACGTGCTGGCCAGCGCGGACACTGGCTCTGGGAAGACAGCCGCCTTCCTGCTTCCCGTCATCATGCGAGCTCTGTTTCAG AGCAAGATGCCATCCGCGCTCATCCTCACGCCCACGCGGGAGCTGGCCATCCAGATAGAGCACCAGGCCAAGGAGCTGATGAGCGGCCTGCCCCGCATGAGGACCGCGCTCCTGGTGGGGGGCCTGCCCGCCCCCCCGCAGCTCCATCGCTTGCGCCAGCGCGTTCAG GTTATCATAGCAACTCCTGGGCGACTTCTGGATATAATAAAGCAGAGCGCTGTAGAACTTGGCGGTATAAAAATTGTAGTAGTGGATGAA GCTGATACCATGTTAAAGATGGGCTTTCAACAGCAAGTGCTTGACGTTTTGGAAAATGTGCCTCGTGACTGTCAGACCCTTTTGGCTTCGGCCACGATTCCAGCCAGCATAGAGCAGCTCGCAAGCCAGCTTCTGCGCGACCCCGTGAGAATCATCACTGGGGAGAAGAACCTGCCCTGCTCCAACGTGCGCCAGATTGTGTTATGGGTGGAAGAACCAGCCAAAAAGAAGAAACTGTTTGAAATCTTGAAT GATAAGAAACTCTTTAAGCCTCCAGTGTTAGTATTTGTGGACTGCAAACTAGGAGCAGATCTGTTGAGCGAGGCCGTTCAGAAAATCACAGGTCTGAAAAGCACCTCTGTGCACTCGGAAAAGTCACAGCCGGAAAGGAAAAACATACTGAAG